TTACGTTTTATGTACATTGCTCGCGGTTCATTGGCTGAAACCAAAAGCGCCTTCATAATTGCTGAGAGTCTGGGGTACTGCAATGCAGAACAACTAAACTGGGTAAGTCAACTTAAAGACCGGATTGAAAAAGGTCTTAACGGTTACTGTCGTTTCATTCGTTCCCAGCAACAAGGAAAAGAAGAGTACGGCACTAAATTAGGTGATTGGTGATTAGGTATTAGAAAAACTCTTCCCCAATCCCCAGTCCCCAGTCCCCAATCCCCAGTCCCCAATCCCCAATCCCCAGTCCCTAGTCCTTAAAGATTACTTTCAATTAACTGCCGATATTCGCTTTTTTGTTTAACACCTTTGAGTTCTTTGACCAATTCCTTATTTTTAAAGAATTGGACTGTTGGTGTACCTGTGACAGCAGCATTTTCGGCAATATCGCGGTCTTTGTCGATGTCAATTTCCACAAAGTGAATTTTGCCGTCAAATTCATCTACTACTTTATTTAATATCGGCTTGAGGGTATGGCAAGGGCCGCAACCAGGAGAGACGTATTTGACAATGAGTAAGCGATCGCTTTCGTGGAACAATTTACGCAAGGCATAACCACCTTCGTGGCGTGTCGCCTGCACATTAAATCCGGCTTCTTCCTCGGCTTCAGTTTTCTTGGCAGCTGGCTGATGTTCTAATTCATTCACAGCTGTTTCTGGCTGTTGATGGAATTCTTGAATCAAACCACTCGAAGACAACCAGCGTTCTGCTAACATCGCCGCCATACAACCAGTACCGGCAGCTGTAATTGCTTGACGAAATTCATGATCTTGCACGTCGCCAGCAGCATAAACGCCTTCGACACTGGTTTCTACAGAACCGTTTTTGGTGACAATATAACCGACTTCATCCAGTTCTAATTGTCCCTTAAATAAGGAGGTGTTGGGAGTGTGACCAACGGCGTAGAATAATCCTTTGGCGTTGAGTTTACTTTCTTCACCAGTTTTGGTGTTGCGGATTTTCACCCCTTCCATATGACCGTTACCGAAAATATCCACGGCTTCTGTGTTCCAATGCACCTGGATTTTCGGGTTACTCAAAACTCGGTCTTGCATAGCTTTAGAAGCCCGCATTTTATCGGTACGAACTAACATATTTACCTTAGAACCATACTTAGTCAGGTAAATAGACTCTTCCGCTGCTGAGTCACCAGCACCAATCACAGCCAGTTCTGCACCGTGAAAAATTGGTGTTGCACCATCGCAAATCGCACA
Above is a window of Nostoc sp. UHCC 0702 DNA encoding:
- a CDS encoding four helix bundle protein, which gives rise to MGDRGFESLDFYQDSLKLVKAAYRLADSLPDCERYNLSDQLRRAVCSLLLNIAEGYGRYHYLDRLRFMYIARGSLAETKSAFIIAESLGYCNAEQLNWVSQLKDRIEKGLNGYCRFIRSQQQGKEEYGTKLGDW
- the trxB gene encoding thioredoxin-disulfide reductase, which translates into the protein MTNPTVENLVIIGSGPAGYTAAIYAGRANLKPVVFEGFQAGGLPGGQLMTTTEVENFPGFPQGITGPELMDQMKAQAERWGAELYTEDVISVDLSQRPFTVRSLEREVKTNSIIIATGATAKRLGLPSEHEFWSRGISACAICDGATPIFHGAELAVIGAGDSAAEESIYLTKYGSKVNMLVRTDKMRASKAMQDRVLSNPKIQVHWNTEAVDIFGNGHMEGVKIRNTKTGEESKLNAKGLFYAVGHTPNTSLFKGQLELDEVGYIVTKNGSVETSVEGVYAAGDVQDHEFRQAITAAGTGCMAAMLAERWLSSSGLIQEFHQQPETAVNELEHQPAAKKTEAEEEAGFNVQATRHEGGYALRKLFHESDRLLIVKYVSPGCGPCHTLKPILNKVVDEFDGKIHFVEIDIDKDRDIAENAAVTGTPTVQFFKNKELVKELKGVKQKSEYRQLIESNL